The Rhopalosiphum maidis isolate BTI-1 chromosome 1, ASM367621v3, whole genome shotgun sequence genome has a segment encoding these proteins:
- the LOC113547754 gene encoding ubiquitin carboxyl-terminal hydrolase puf isoform X2: MCECETCIEFSKLLKPYRDANAKNDFSCVILSKSEVNQLVVFVQAFMQRQCLGGFQDRKNYEQFQWITQCFVLLMTNLLKSYKGQDNIIYPARDDDDAESSRKWENLLANFKDEELQWTLAEMEKPLHLMTKVFLMNFPLYVAVKQYPHYKTEEVTQQEVSAMNHYCDVQEIDMPLLLLRTVNMFCRVGGLEAIMSCFDYESLPLTIANPIVILACNVKLWLNYHTNVHVFVPLRSKVLRFMCNLSDKDLRTPAAKTMADFMWSSNKDGHTSNLDKDGLELAFKYFTSPTLTMRLAGISQINSHIGSLNELVHVTAATLSTSSQSNDMVTIEQIGHNLATWLVHRKIISHVFGPNLHVEVIKQCSITLNFLASEGKITNEHIDTIWQAAQLKHCSKQVFDLLPGFIKHLEPAPVLHLYHLLRKLEPKEHTEQSLFLASALTKFIWSSMATTARSHEFSIPKMSRIVSIRDGRRIVRSNDMSTSENSASLNSNSEGESSDERSDMSDGPTPRKKPKKENIFVYSDNEGAKIEEIDDDFDINEKDIIRPSKPLGMCKIRHCVRKKAMRDTRMRVMKPCNSSDEDSDKVQINHCKLVKGSKLQKPRGKINNHKKIRNLKMRCIRTDCTEDDSESDGEEDDDEEDEDEDEDIEDEDSESMEAMEIGISPIDTTSDQQVPSTLINRQMLEDYSGDENSMSSRMSNKSDKNMADFDGEDSGCDEELLQLAARAQTHLSTQQLNHMAFHSNFQTSKNVHPCTQNITTTISNQFNIENVCKPGSTLLWDLLQDDNITLLGESLALEAEKALFNLVCFNTDRAIRMKFIEGCLENIQKNKSVVISLRLLPKLFASFHQFRGASLANLNVGMDTRQVTLWAVKHHSMIDRVFNNFREYCKQHADNSFEDSGFYSHQIHIEARLQFLTHIYSSIGLPDTIKLTIDELDTLWNCLVSDEICRDELFNWLLRQVRCREQHTFNVETLTHLYCEKLLSLAPESYTMTALSLFTQLCNMAQQQVSSDYLLLARNGHAAAMEHLSRIALKASNNDVSMAAIQYINNYYMMNLQLDKEDKFISECVSNLSVAADTLNDKEESSLLYIQRALLLLKTHLETFKRKYAYHLRKWTLEGHGIISHVIQNDKNAATIRLNISPAMLDEKLTLDMPSTDYIADMRAEIAHWWESQNDNLAVQKISTDGNIRMIALGQEITSDFDEKTIQETGLKDNQIIYLSLSTSRKKKLGDQDLPGSTQFVPTKESSPTLLLLQPKNFEVLFGLMHTLGSMKTIDEEENELLHGRAQVLSRSVWDILTILPTSPSMLECFKHFPTHESKEKCQVWLKKDLDPSNLQKLMYSLYIVESLVQVGVEKNSDEDEVMSEISTNGLSNSWGEYFIEKGGLEHLFTILLSGTLQGNSEWHQDCLAHLLKLLCQLGVSPNDRRQLDQFEGLGFDPYFRPRKSHIKKQANLVVPKLNKEMLKLMKIDLVIPRLMSILNELSYPGHPKDIKTGFWGRAQVIHFLMTLVLSWSHSVNGICEALLESNQFSMWLCNLVLEDPDPLVRHEICVALYRLCAVPPANRTAATLLLSQLIKFLDKAECMQPQNIRHENSMRITDEDKLNYGPACRDYFWLMCRLVNCLPNDIIQESIKFPPKCIIDIEALAIRVWESIASRDFIETHYSGLQDDGLIGLLNLMSNILGHKPPFKFSKHSHKVLDTVFEFLFALPDPQNRQLPKCKSESARSSAYDLLVELVKETPKNYEYLYKKLLEQHSNGKYSNDNFVHLIIFTNIFVDLNRLPYLWDYWPHDDGRSSCGYVGLTNLGATCYMASCMQHLFMMPQARRSILEAKCDESNKHASILVELKRMFAYLLESERKTYNPRSFCKVYTMDQQLLNTGEQKDMAEFFIDLVSKLEEMTPELKTLVKTLFGGVISNNVVSLDCDHVSRTLEEFYTVRCQVADMRNLYESLDEVTLKDTLDGDNMYTCSQCEKKVRAEKRACFKKLPQILCFNTMRYTFNMVTMMKEKVNTHFSFPMILDMSGYVEKHLMPQHYLEEKEMNENKGTERFDENYQYELIGVTVHTGTADGGHYYSFIRNRERTNKSQTPSTDQWYLFNDAEVKLFDASQLAAECFGGEMTSKTYDSVTDKYMDLSFEKTNSAYMLFYELVKPTDPEIEEHDTSNDIEICPPIKLSSELEGWIWRDNRQFLQDKNIFESAYFQFMWQICAFIPQSLEDTEELAELATKLTSAFFLETYIHAKERSTIMQWTELLTKQFSASQSGSEWFLQQMSVDGWWPLKIFIKCPNQIIRQTFLKLCIHVIQQTRPYICFFNDTFMNDDKSEYMKPCVSCLTSFIRTVVSLMEQNIKNCIRNMTEYFAMLHEFSKLGDEESKFLIAIQCITTVVNFYLGLKGHEFNDNPNNINGADCEEEEEDTVPMSNADRNKPPLSLEKLIALVVSLVEKSRNIGGQLELSDNDLYVLQGMKGFPFIIQQVKDNTNLHMTKNLIFSLCRNDSSQKNALLANEIISQILNVIQKNVNNSEITQPFFKMLTLLSEGSVSGNGGLPSFTEFILRLLWQSTENGPQVALEWLGLQVPRNKQVSAWVLNGMDTWVERFLLAHGNARVRSAASMLLVSLVPNTQFRQAYRSARGMCTLQKEVLLASDAKETLHEIFKFLLNLLKMAKEYTDTTQHGSSKLTAYFVLLNYFLISRTEKLMFGPHLVELWQLFHPKLSEPAIAIHHNKQSLLMLFYNVLSDCIENVQILVQDPYFVKNIAFNYILADHDDQEVVIFNRTMLPAYYGLLRICCQHSRTFSRQLAGHQNISWAFKNISPHPTQYAAAVDELFKLLQLFIKKFPDSTDQEIVEINQYRRETIQLYVSNLDGKAGWGTLIPVAKILLENDEDKLYFIHNRGLEMCFEGFQTLHNMYHEATACHVTGDLIEMLALIVDITKCLQRSHEQNKLAEKETPRTIVLTYKEWPDLLRKLVTLLNTYNPKEMRQSVLDLLKVLVVLMPIEVINVLQPILTHCHAVCMDSNNGMPIGPYFPRRGHKVPMLSLKSNTRPIRPMVQMALTHNQLDLTKGCDPHYDTELSAFYAPYHDFIDVMCRTAVNNDCLTEPLVALNAMIGYESIPLHHTFFPKFWLDVHNMNGSNLPYLRLLSKNNYFVDYLESTLIEERLSLNNDIIYDFVRTFFPEMAASVLSHHTFELLESVIYNLPNDLEKLGELETEKRMLSNLRALRVCSLVKPPVQELKVVLSNIKTAAQKLIDKVCPSTSDETNEKNDDEQLSLLRSIETTAAEFIDAIPLPKHENLPSNLEDKDIAGPPDKT; encoded by the exons ATGTGTGAATGTGAGACATGTATAGagttttcaaaactattaaaaccat ATAGAGATGCTAATGCAAAGAACGACTTTAGTTGTGTAATTCTATCTAAGTCTGAAGTGAATCAATTGGTTGTTTTTGTTCAGGCTTTTATGCAAAG gcAATGTCTTGGCGGATTTCAAGATAGAAAAAACTATGAACAATTTCAGTGGATTACacaatgttttgttttgttgatgaccaatttgttaaaatcttataaaggacaagataatattatctatccaGCTCGTGACGATGATGATGCTGAAAGTAGTCGTAAATGGGAAAATTTACTAGCAAATTTTAAAGACGAag agtTGCAATGGACATTAGCAGAAATGGAAAAACCATTACATCTCATgacaaaagtttttttaatgaattttccaTTATATGTGGCTGTAAAACAATACCCACATTACAAGACAGAAGAAGTAACTCAACAAGAAGTTTCAGCAATGAATCATTATTGCGATGTTCAAGAAATCGATATgccattattacttttaagaactgTCAATATGTTTTGCCG ggtTGGTGGTTTGGAAGCAATTATGTCTTGTTTTGATTATGAATCATTGCCATTAACTATTGCAAATCCAATTGTTATTCTTGCTTGTAATGTTAAACTATGGCTAAATTATCACACAAATGTTCATGTATTTGTTCCATTAAGGTCAAAAGTCTTAAGATTTATGTGTAATTTATCTGATAAAGATTTGAGAACTCCTGCAGCTAAAACTATGGctg attttatgtgGAGTTCAAACAAGGATGGCCATACTTCTAATTTAGATAAAGATGGTCTTGAATTggcatttaagtattttacatcCCCAACATTAACGATGAGACTAGCAGGAATATCACAAATAAATAGTCATATAGGATCCTTAAACGAACTTGTTCATGTAACTGCAGCAACATTATCAACATCATCACAATCCAATGATATGGTTACTATCGAACAGATTGGACACAATTTAGCAACTTGGCTTGTTCATCGTAAAATTATATCTCACGTGTTTGGGCCAAATTTACATGTTGAA GTAATTAAACAGTGTAGTATCACACTTAATTTTTTAGCCTCAGAAGGTAAGATTACAAATGAACATATTGATACTATTTGGCAAGCAGCACAGTTAAAACATTGTAGCAAAcaagtttttgatttattacctGGTTTTATTAAACACTTAGAACCCGCTcctgttttacatttatatcatttattaaggAAATTAGAACCAAAAGAGCATACCGAACAA AGCTTATTTTTGGCATCAGCtcttacaaaatttatttggtCAAGTATGGCAACTACAGCACGAAGTCATGAATTTTCTATTCCAAAAATGTCAAGAATTGTAAGTATACGTGATGGCCGTCGAATAGTGCGTTCTAATGATATGAGTACATCAGAAAATAGTGCTAGCCTCAATAGCAATTCAGAAGGTGAATCTAGCGATGAACGAAGTGATATGAGTGATGGTCCGACTCCTAggaaaaaacctaaaaaagaaaacatttttgtttattctgATAATG AAGGAGCAAAAATTGAAGAAATAGATGatgattttgatattaatgaaaaagatattattagaCCATCTAAACCATTAGGTATGTGTAAAATAAGGCATTGTGTTAGAAAGAAAGCAATGAGAGATACAAGAATGAGAGTTATGAAACCATGCAACTCTAGTGATGAAGACTCAGATAAAGttcaaataaatcattgtaaactAGTAAAAGGAAGCAAACTTCAAAAACCAAgaggaaaaattaataacc acaaaaaaatacgaaatctTAAAATGAGGTGCATTAGAACTGATTGTACAGAAGATGATTCTGAATCTGATGGTGAAGAAGATGATGATGAGGAAGATGAAGATGAGGATGAAGATATTGAAGATGAAGATAGTGAATCAATGGAAGCTATGGAAATTGGCATATCACCCATTGATACTACTTCAGACCAGCAGGTACCATCTACACTTATAAATAGACAAATGCTAGAAGATTATAGTGGAGATGAGAACAGTATGTCATCTCGTATGTCAAATAAATCTGACAAAAATATGGCTGATTTTGATGGAGAGGATTCAGGCTGTGATGAGGAATTATTGCAACTTGCAGCACGTGCTCAGACTCACTTATCAACACAACAGTTAAACCATATGGCATTCCATTCTAATTTCCAAACCAGTAAAAATGTACATCCTTGTACTCAAAATATAACTACAACAATATCTAATCAgttcaatattgaaaatgtatgtaaaccTGGTTCAACATTATTGTGGGATTTACTTCaagatgataatatt actcTTTTAGGCGAATCATTAGCTTTGGAAGCAGAAAaagcattatttaatttagtatgcTTTAATACTGATCGTGCTATCAGAATGAAATTCATTGAAGGCtgtttagaaaatatacaaaaaaataa atcTGTAGTTATTTCATTAAGACTATTACCTAAGTTGTTTGCATCGTTTCATCAATTCCGTGGAGCTTCATTGGCTAACCTTAATGTTGGGATGGATACTCGTCAGGTGACTCTTTGGGCTGTTAAACATCACAGTATGATTGATCgagtatttaacaattttcggGAGTACTGTAAACAACATGCCGATAACTCATTTGAAGATTCGGGATTTTACTCTCACCAAATCCATATAGAAGCTAGGTTACAATTTTTGACTCATATATATTCTTCAATTGGACTTCCAGATACTATTAA GTTAACTATTGATGAATTGGATACACTATGGAATTGTTTGGTATCTGATGAAATTTGTCgagatgaattatttaattggttatTACGCCAAGTTCGTTGTCGTGaacaacatacatttaatgttGAAACATTGACACATTTATACTgtgaaaaattgttatcattagCACCTGAAAGTTATACTATGACTGCTCTTAGTTTATTTACACAGCTATGTAATATGGCTCAACAACAAGTATCCAGTGATTATTTGTTGTTAGCAAGAAATGGGCATGCAGCTGCTATGGAACATTTATCTAGAATTGCATTAAAAGCCTCAAACAATG atgtaAGCATGGCtgctatacagtatataaacaattattatatgatgaatTTACAACTTGATAAGGAAGACAAGTTTATTAGTGAATGTGTATCAAATTTGTCAGTAGCTGCAGATACTTTGAATGATAAAGAAGAATCCAGTCTTCTTTACATACAACGAGCTTtgttactattaaaaactcacttagaaacatttaaaagaaaGTATGCTTATCATTTAAGAAAATGGACATTAGAAGGACATGGTATTATAAGTCATGTAATTCAGAATGACAAAAATGCAGCAACAATTAGGTTAAATATCAGTCCTGCTATGTTAGATGAAAAGTTAACTCTTGACATGCCTAGTACAGACTATATAGCTGATATGAGAGCTGAAATAGCTCATTGGTGGGAAAGTCAGAATGATAATTTAGCTGTTCAAAAAATATCTACAGATGGTAATATACGCATGATTGCACTAGGCCAAGAAATAACATCagattttgatgaaaaaaccATTCAAGAAACTGGATTAAAAGATAaccaa ataatatacttatcatTAAGTACTTCTCGTAAGAAGAAACTTGGTGATCAAGATTTACCAGGATCTACACAATTTGTACCAACTAAAGAGAGTTCACCAACATTATTGCTTCTACAACCAAAAAACTTTGAAGTATTGTTTGGTCTCATGCATACTCTTGGATCAATGAAAACAATTGATGAAGaagaa aATGAATTATTACATGGAAGAGCTCAAGTGTTATCAAGAAGTGTTtgggatattttaactatacttCCAACCAGTCCTTCAATGTTAgaatgttttaaacattttccgACTCATGaatcaaaagaaaaatgtcaagtttggttaaaaaaagatttagatccatcaaatttacaaaaattaatgtattcattATACATTGTTGAATCATTAGTTCAGGTAggtgttgaaaaaaattcagatGAAGACGAAGTAATGTCAGAG ATATCTACAAATGGATTGTCTAATTCGTGgggtgaatattttattgaaaagggAGGTTTAGAACATCTCTTTACTATTTTGTTATCTG gtACACTTCAGGGTAACAGTGAATGGCATCAAGATTGCTTAGctcatttacttaaattacttTGTCAACTTGGTGTGTCACCAAATGATAGACGACAGTTAGATCAATTTGAAGGACTAGGTTTTGATCCTTATTTTCGACCAAGGAAATCACACATTAAAAAGCAAGCTAATTTAGTTGTGCCAAAACTTAACAAA gaaaTGTTAAAACTTATGAAGATAGATTTGGTAATACCTAGATTGATGAGTATTTTAAACGAGTTATCTTACCCTGGACACCCAAAAGATATAAAAACTGGCTTTTGGGGTCGAGCTCAAGTTATTCATTTCTTAATGACTTTGGTTTTATCGTGGTCTCACAGTGTAAATGGTATTTGCGAAGCACTTTTAGAATCTAATCAGTTTTCCATGTGGCTTTGCAATCTTGTTCTTGAAGATCCAGATCCATTAGTCAGACATGAGATATGTGTTGCATTATATCGACTTTGTGCTGTACCCCCAGCAAATCGTACTGCAGCTACATTACTTTTATCTCAGTTAATCAAGTTCCTAGATAAGGCTGAATGCATGCAACCACAAAATATAAGACATGAa aatTCAATGAGGATAACTGATGAAGATAAACTTAATTATGGACCAGCTTGCCGAGATTATTTTTGGCTTATGTGTCGACTTGTTAATTGTTTACCAAATGACATCATTCAAG aaagtattaaatttccaccaaaatgtattattgatattgaagCTTTAGCAATACGTGTTTGGGAATCAATTGCTTCTAGAGATTTTATTGAAACACATTATAGTGGCCTTCAAGATGATGGTTTGATTGGtctcttaaatttaatgtcaAATATACTTGGGCATAAACCtccatttaaatttagtaaacatAGCCATAAAGTCTTAGACACA gtttttgagtttttgtttGCTTTGCCTGATCCTCAGAATCGACAGTTACCTAAATGTAAATCTGAAAGTGCTCGATCTTCAGCTTATGATTTATTAGTTGAATTAGTAAAAGAAACTCCCAAaaactatgaatatttatataaaaaattattagaacaaCATAGTAATGGTAAATAttctaatgataattttgtgcacttaataatttttactaatatttttgtagatcTAAATCGGCTTCCATATTTATGGGATTATTGGCCTCATGATGATGGTCGATCTAGTTGTGGGTATGTTGGTTTAACAAATCTTGGTGCCACTTGTTATATGGCTTCTTGTATGCAGCATTTATTTATGATGCCACAAGCCAGACGATCTATACTTGAAGCAAAATGTGATGAGTCTAATAAACATGCGTCCATATTGGTTGAGCTAAAAAGAATGTTTGCTTATTTATTG gaAAGTGAAAGAAAAACGTATAACCCTCGTAGCTTTTGCAAAGTTTATACAATGGATCAACAACTTTTGAATACTGGTGAACAGAAAGACATGgctgaattttttattgaccTTGTCTCTAAGTTAGAAGAAATGACACCTGAATTAAAAACACTTGTTAAAACACTATTTGGAGGTGTAATTAGCAATAATGTTGTTTCATTG GATTGTGATCATGTTAGTAGAACTTTAGAAGAGTTTTACACTGTAAGATGTCAAGTAGCTGATATGAGAAATTTGTATGAATCTCTTGATGAAGTTACATTAAAAGACACTTTAGATGgagataatatgtatacctgtTCTCAGTGTGAGAAGAAAGTTCGTGCAGAAAAAAG ggcttgtttcaaaaaattaccaCAAATTCtttgttttaatacaatgaggtatacatttaatatggtGACTATGATGAAAGAAAAAGTGAACACTCATTTTTCATTTCCTATGATACTTGACATGTCTGGATATGTTGAAAAACACTTGATGCCTCAGCATTATCTGGAAGAAAAAGAAATGAACGAAAATAAGGGAACAGAGCGATTTGATGAAAACTACCAATATGAACTGATAGGTGTTACAGTTCATACAGGAACAGCAGACGGTGGTCATTATTATAGCTTTATACGAAACCGAGAACGTACAAATAAATCTCAAACGCCAAGTACTGATCAATGGTATTTATTCAATGATGCAGAAGTTAAATTGTTTGATGCTAGTCAATTAGCAGCTGAATGCTTTGGTGGAGAAATgaca agTAAAACCTATGATTCAGTAACAGACAAGTACATGGACTTGAGCTTTGAAAAAACAAACAGTgcgtatatgttattttatgaacTTGTTAAGCCAACAGATCCAGAAATTGAAGAACATGATACTTCTAATGATATAGAAATATGTCCACCAATAAAATTGAGTAGTGAATTAGAAGGATGGATTTGGAGGGATAATAGACAATTTTtacaagataaaaatatatttgaaagtgCTTATTTTCA ATTTATGTGGCAAATATGTGCATTTATTCCTCAATCTTTAGAAGATACGGAGGAATTAGCTGAACTTGCTACAAAATTAACTTCagctttttttttggaaacttATATACATGCTAAAGAACga tctaCTATAATGCAATGGACAGAATTGTTAACCAAGCAGTTTAGTGCTTCACAATCTGGTTCTGAATGGTTTCTACAACAAATGAGTGTTGATGGATGGTGGCCacttaagatttttattaaatgtcctaatcaaataataagacAGACATTTCTTAAATTGTGCATACATGTTATTCAGCAAactag accatatatttgttttttcaatgACACTTTTATGAATGATGATAAAAGTGAATATATGAAACCTTGTGTGTCTTGTCTAACTTCATTTATCCGTACAGTAGTATCTtta atggaacaaaatatcaaaaattgtattcgaaATATGACTGAATATTTTGCAATGTTACATGAATTTAGTAAGTTAGGTGATGAAGAAAGCAAATTTCTTATAGCTATTCAATGTATTACTACAGTTGTAAACTTTTACTTGGGCTTAAAAGGACATGAATTT aatgataatcctaataatattaatggtgCTGACTgtgaagaagaagaagaagacaCAGTTCCAATGTCAAATGCAGATCGAAACAAGCCACCTTTATctcttgaaaaattaattgctCTTGTAGTTTCATTGGTAGAAAAATCAAGAAATATTGGTGGTCAGTTAGAGCTATCAGATAATGATTTGTATGTTTTACAAGGAATGAAG gggTTTCCATTTATAATTCAGCAAGTAAaagataatacaaatttacatatgacaaaaaatcttatattttctCTATGCCGTAATGATTCATCGCAAAAGAATGCTTTACTTGCTAATGAAATTATCAgccaaattttaaatgttatacaaaaaaatgttaataattctgAA ATTACTCAgccatttttcaaaatgttaacttTACTATCAGAAGGTAGTGTCAGTGGTAATGGTGGATTACcatcatttactgaattcataTTAAGACTTTTGTGGCAGTCAACTGAAAATGGACCCCAAGTAGCATTGGAATGGCTTGGTCTTCAAGTACCTCGTAATAAGCAAGTATCTGCTTGGGTACTTAATGGTATGGACACATGGGTTGAACGATTTTTATTAGCACATGGAAATGCTCGAGTACGCTCAG ctGCCAGTATGTTATTAGTATCATTGGTACCAAATACTCAATTTCGACAAGCATATAGATCAGCAAGAGGTATGTGTACATTACAAAAAGAAGTATTATTGGCATCAGATGCAAAGGAAACATTgcatgaaatattcaaatttcttttaaatctcTTAAAAATGGCTAAAGAGTATACAGATACAACCCAACATGGATCATCAAAACTAACTGCTTACTTTGTTTTgctcaattattttttgatatcaagaacagaaaaattaatg tttgGACCACATTTAGTTGAACTTTGGCAATTATTTCATCCCAAACTTTCTGAACCAGCCATAgcaatacatcataataaacaAAGCTTATTGATGTTATTCTATAATGTTTTGTCTGACTGTAtagaaaatgtacaaatactTGTTCAAGATCCATACTTTGTGAAAAATATagcattcaattatatttt AGCTGATCATGATGACCAAGAAGTGGTAATTTTCAATCGCACTATGTTACCAGCATATTATGGCCTTTTAAGAATATGTTGCCAACATTCTAGAACATTTTCTAGACAATTAGCTGGGCATCAAAATATTAGTTGGGCTTTTAAGAACATTTCTCCTCACCCTACTCAATATGCAGCT gctgttgatgaattatttaaactattacaactatttattaaaaaattcccGGATTCAACTGATCAAgaaattgttgaaataaacCAATATAGAAGAGAAACAATACAACTATATGTATCAAACTTAGATGGAAAAGCTGGCTGGGGTACTTTAATACCAGTTGCTAAAATTCTTTTGGAAAATGAtgaagataaattatattttattcataaccgTGGCTTAGAAATGTGTTttgaa GGTTTTcaaacattacataatatgtatcatgAAGCTACTGCTTGCCACGTAACTGGCGACTTAATTGAAATGCTTGCTTTAATTGTTGATATCACAAAGTGTTTACAAAGAAGtcatgaacaaaataaattagctGAAAAAGAAACACCACGTACTATAGTATTGACATACAAAGAATGGCCagatttattaagaaaattggTTACATTACTTAATACATACAATCCTAAAGAAATGAGACAATCagtattag atctaCTAAAAGTACTTGTTGTATTAATGCCAATTGAAGTTATTAATGTACTTCAACCAATATTAACACATTGTCATGCTGTTTGTATGGACAGTAATAATGGTATGCCTATTGGTCCGTATTTTCCTCGTCGTGGACATAAAGTGCCCATGCTAAgcttaaaatcaaatactagGCCTATTAGACCCATGGTTCAAATGGCTTTAACTCATAACCAATTAGACTTGACTaaa ggcTGTGATCCTCATTACGATACAGAATTATCTGCATTTTATGCACCATATCACGATTTCATTGATGTGATGTGTCGTACTGCTGTTAATAATGACTGTTTGACTGAACCTCTTGTAGCACTTAATGCAATGATTGGATATGAATCTATTCCTTTACATCATACTTTTTTTCCAAAGTTTTGGCTTGATGTGCATAATATGAAT ggGTCTAACTTAccatatttaagattattatctaagaataattattttgtggaTTATTTGGAATCTACACTTATTGAGGAACGTCTCAGtttgaataatgatattatatatgattttgttagaacattttttcccgag ATGGCTGCTAGTGTACTATCACATCACACTTTTGAATTATTGGAAAGTGTTATATATAACTTGCCAAATGACTTGGAAAAATTGGGTGAATTAGAAACTGAAAAAAGGATGTTATCTAATTTAAGAGCTCTAAGAGTTTGTTCATTAGTTAAACCTCCTGTGCAAGAACTGAAAGTAGTTTTAAGCAATATTAAAACGGCAGCTCAAAAACTAATAGACAAAGTGTGTCCTTCAACTTCAG atgaaaccaatgaaaaaaatgatgatgaacaattatcattattacgcAGTATTGAAACTACTGCTGCTGAATTTATAGATGCCATTCCCTTACCAAAACATGAAAATTTACCTAGCAACTTAGAAGATAAAGACATTGCTGGGCCACCAGATAAGACTTAA